In Oenanthe melanoleuca isolate GR-GAL-2019-014 chromosome 17, OMel1.0, whole genome shotgun sequence, one genomic interval encodes:
- the DBH gene encoding dopamine beta-hydroxylase: MQLKTVTYPACPGGPAHKWAQPGAGCCPGRMQSSRSKACSCPSLKLREVASMYFTLVAAFLVILVVALQGSAPRGSDFPYKVPLDPQGLLELSWNVSYPEQAVHFQLLVRDLQFGLLFGMSDRGELENADLAVLWSDGHHSYFGDAWSDARGQLHLDSQQDYQLLGARRAPEGLYLLFRRAFSTCDPKDYLIEDGTVHLIYGILEKPVHSLQAINISALHGGLQRVQLLKPNISIPELPRDMKTMEITAPDVVIPSQETTYWCYMAELPEGFPKHHIIMYEPVVTAGNEALVHHMEVFQCAAEFDSFPHYSGPCDSRMKPDRLNYCRHVLAAWAMGAQAFYYPEEAGLAFGGPGSSRYLRLEIHYHNPLVFKGRRDSSGIRLYYTATLRPHDAGIMELGLVYSPVMAIPPGEHSFTLTGYCTDKCTQLALPAAGIRIFASQLHTHLAGRTVVTVLARDGREQRVVNADRHYSPHFQEIRMLKEVVAVFPGDELITSCTYNTEDRSRATVGGFGILEEMCVNYVHYYPQTQLELCKSAVDPGYLHRYFNLVNRFNDEEICMCPQVSVPQQFYSIPWNTFNRDVLKSLYGFAPISVHCNKSSAVRFPGEWEKQPLPSITERLRERVPRCPPAPEPRPAAPIPLDLGQLRRD; the protein is encoded by the exons ATGCAATTAAAGACTGTCACTTACCCAGCTTGCCCAGGAGGGCCAGCACATAAATGGGCACAGCCGGGCGCTGGGTGCTGTCCTGGCAggatgcagagctccaggagcaaggcctgctcctgccccagcctcaaGCTGAGGGAGGTGGCATCCATGTACTTCACCCTGGTGGCCGCCTTCCTGGTCATCCTGGtggtggccctgcagggctcgGCGCCCCGAGGGAGTGATTTCCCCTACAAGGTGCCCCTGGacccccaggggctgctggagctctcctggaaCGTCAGCTACCCCGAGCAGGCCGTGCACTTCCAGCTGCTCGTCCGGGACCTGCAGTTCGGGCTCCTCTTTGGGATGTCGGACAGGGGCGAGCTGGAGAACGCCGACCTGGCCGTGCTCTGGAGCGATGGGCACCACTCCTACTTTGGG GATGCCTGGAGCGATGCCAGGGGGCAGCTCCACTTGGATTCCCAGCAGGACTACCAGCTCCTCGGGGCTCGCCGGGCTCCTGAGGGGCTCTACCTCCTCTTCAGAAGAGCCTTCAGCACCTGTGACCCCAAGGACTACCTGATAGAG GACGGCACCGTGCACCTGATCTACGGCATCCTGGAGAAACCCGTGCACTCCCTGCAGGCCATCAACATCTCTGCTCTCCACGGGGGCCTGCAGAGGGTGCAGCTGCTGAAACCCAACAtcagcatccctgagctgcccagggacaTGAAGACCATGGAGATAACAGCCCCAGATGTTGTCATTCCCAGCCAGGAGACGACCTACTGGTGTTACATGGCAGAACTGCCAGAGGGCTTCCCCAAGCACCACATTATCATG TACGAGCCAGTGGTCACAGCGGGCAACGAGGCGCTGGTGCACCACATGGAGGTTTTCCAGTGTGCAGCTGAGTTCGACAGCTTCCCCCACTACAGCGGGCCCTGCGACTCCAGAATGAAGCCAGACAGGCTCAACTACTGCAGGCACGTGCTGGCAGCCTGGGCCATGGGGGCACAG GCTTTCTACTACCCTGAAGAAGCAGGTCTAGCCTTTGGTGGCCCAGGCTCCTCCAGATATTTGCGTCTGGAGATCCATTACCACAATCCCCTGGTGTTCAAAG GTCGCCGGGACTCCTCGGGGATCCGCCTGTACTACACGGCCACCCTCCGTCCCCACGACGCTGGGATCATGGAGCTGGGCTTGGTGTACAGCCCAGTGATGGCCATTCCCCCTGGAGAGCACAGCTTCACGCTCACGGGGTACTGCACTGATAAATGCACCCAGCTG gctctgcccgCTGCTGGCATCCGCATCTTCGCctcccagctgcacacacacctggcGGGGAGGACGGTGGTGACGGTGCTGGCCCGGGACGGGAGGGAGCAGCGGGTTGTGAACGCTGACAGGCACTACAGCCCTCACTTCCAG gaGATCCGCATGCTCAAGGAGGTGGTCGCGGTTTTTCCG GGCGATGAACTCATCACCAGCTGCACGTACAACACGGAGGATCGGAGCAGAGCCACCGTG ggaGGCTTTGGCATCCTGGAGGAGATGTGTGTGAACTACGTGCACTACTACCCCCAGacccagctggagctgtgcaaaaGTGCTGTGGATCCCGGCTACCTGCACCGCTACTTCAACCTGGTGAACAG GTTTAACGACGAGGAGATCTGCATGTGCCCCCAGGTCTCTGTCCCACAGCAGTTTTACTCCATCCCCTGGAACACCTTCAACAGGGATGTGCTGAAATCTCTCTATGGCTTTGCTCCCATCTCCGTGCACTGCAACAAATCCTCTGCTGTCCGCTTCCCG GGCGAGTGGGAGAagcagcctctgcccagcaTCACCGAGAGGCTGCGGGAGCGCGTCCCTcgctgcccgcccgccccggagccccgccccgctgcccccaTCCCGCTGGACCTGGGCCAGCTCCGCAGGGACTGA